Proteins co-encoded in one Prescottella sp. R16 genomic window:
- a CDS encoding amidohydrolase family protein: MSALHLRGVGLPDEQPVDLWVDGDVFVDGPVPGAQTVSTSGWILPGLVDAHCHIGIRYGGGAEDLDGALAQARTERDRGVLLVRDAGSPVDTRGLDDVPGLPRIIRAGRHIAAPKRYIRGLPVDLEDESQLPAEVVRQAHAGDGWVKLVGDWIDREVGDLAPLWSDAVLVEAIAAAHAVGARVTAHVFGEDALPGLIAAGIDCIEHGTGLTDTTIAMMAEHGTALVPTLVNIANFPEIADGATRFPVYAAHMRDLHARVNDTIGAARDAGIPVYAGTDAGGHVQHGRIADEVAALGKIGMTPTEALGAACWNAQDWLGGGGLAAGSRADFVVYEDDPRTGPEVLSRPSLVVVGGDVVVARGAYA, encoded by the coding sequence GTGAGCGCACTGCACCTGCGCGGTGTCGGCCTGCCCGACGAGCAGCCCGTCGACCTGTGGGTCGACGGCGATGTGTTCGTCGACGGCCCGGTGCCCGGCGCGCAGACGGTGTCGACGTCCGGCTGGATCCTGCCCGGCCTCGTGGACGCCCACTGCCACATCGGGATTCGGTACGGCGGCGGCGCCGAGGACCTGGACGGTGCGCTGGCGCAGGCCCGGACCGAACGTGACCGCGGGGTGCTGCTGGTGCGGGACGCCGGCTCACCCGTCGACACCCGCGGACTCGACGACGTCCCCGGGCTGCCCCGGATCATTCGTGCCGGACGGCACATCGCCGCCCCCAAGCGGTACATCCGCGGGCTGCCCGTCGACCTCGAGGACGAGTCGCAGCTGCCCGCCGAGGTGGTCCGGCAGGCGCATGCCGGCGACGGCTGGGTGAAGCTGGTGGGGGACTGGATCGACCGCGAGGTCGGCGATCTGGCGCCGCTGTGGAGCGACGCGGTGCTGGTCGAGGCGATCGCCGCAGCGCACGCCGTCGGGGCTCGGGTCACCGCGCACGTGTTCGGTGAGGACGCCCTCCCCGGGCTCATCGCGGCCGGGATCGACTGCATCGAACACGGCACCGGCCTCACCGACACCACCATCGCGATGATGGCGGAACACGGCACCGCACTCGTCCCCACACTGGTGAACATCGCGAACTTCCCCGAAATCGCCGACGGCGCCACCCGATTCCCCGTGTACGCCGCCCACATGCGTGATCTCCACGCCCGCGTGAACGACACCATCGGCGCCGCCCGCGACGCCGGCATCCCCGTCTACGCGGGCACCGACGCCGGCGGGCACGTGCAACACGGCCGCATCGCCGACGAGGTCGCCGCTCTGGGGAAGATCGGCATGACCCCCACCGAAGCACTCGGCGCCGCCTGCTGGAACGCGCAGGACTGGCTCGGCGGTGGCGGACTCGCAGCCGGTTCGCGCGCCGATTTCGTTGTGTACGAAGACGATCCGCGCACCGGGCCCGAGGTCCTGTCGCGGCCGTCGCTGGTCGTCGTCGGCGGCGACGTCGTGGTGGCGCGCGGGGCGTACGCCTGA
- the ffh gene encoding signal recognition particle protein, whose product MFESLSDRLTGALKDLRGKGRLSGADIDATCREIRLALLEADVALPVVRSFIAKIKERAKGAEVSAALNPAQQVVKIVNEELVGILGGETRRLRFAKTPPTVIMLAGLQGSGKTTLAGKLAKWLKDQGHTPLLVACDLQRPGAVSQLQIVGERAGAAVFAPHPGTSIGGGENPLGISAADPVEVARAGVEEARTKQYDVVIVDTAGRLGIDEELMAQAAGIRDAVQPDETLFVLDAMIGQDAVHTAEAFKTGVGFTGVVLTKLDGDARGGAALSVREITGEPILFASTGEKLEDFDVFHPDRMSSRILGMGDVLTLIEQAEQVFDAQQAEATAAKIGSGELTLEDFLEQMMAVRKMGPIGNLLGMLPGAGQMKDALANVDEKQLDRIQAIIRGMTPAERENPKIINASRRLRIANGSGVKVSDVNQLVDRFFEARKMMAAMAGRMGMPGSRKQIKGKKGKKGKKGGRGPTPPKIKGGFPGGLPGGFPGGMPGGMPAGFPDLSNMPKGLDELPPGLDGIDLSQFKFPKK is encoded by the coding sequence GTGTTCGAATCCCTTTCCGACCGGTTGACCGGAGCCCTCAAGGATCTGCGTGGCAAGGGTCGACTCTCCGGAGCCGACATCGACGCCACGTGCCGCGAGATCCGTCTCGCGCTCCTCGAGGCCGACGTCGCGCTCCCCGTCGTCCGGTCCTTCATCGCGAAGATCAAGGAACGGGCGAAGGGTGCCGAGGTCTCGGCGGCGCTCAACCCGGCGCAGCAGGTCGTCAAGATCGTCAACGAGGAACTCGTCGGCATCCTCGGTGGTGAGACGCGGCGCCTGCGGTTCGCGAAGACGCCGCCGACCGTCATCATGCTGGCCGGTCTGCAGGGTTCCGGTAAGACCACCCTCGCCGGCAAGCTCGCCAAGTGGCTCAAGGACCAGGGGCACACGCCGCTGCTCGTCGCGTGTGACCTGCAGCGTCCCGGCGCCGTCAGCCAGCTGCAGATCGTCGGTGAGCGCGCCGGCGCGGCCGTGTTCGCGCCGCATCCCGGCACGTCCATCGGTGGCGGCGAGAACCCGCTCGGCATCTCCGCCGCCGACCCGGTCGAGGTCGCCCGCGCCGGTGTCGAAGAGGCCCGCACCAAGCAGTACGACGTCGTCATCGTCGACACCGCCGGCCGTCTCGGTATCGACGAGGAGCTGATGGCGCAGGCCGCCGGCATCCGCGACGCCGTGCAGCCCGACGAGACGCTGTTCGTGCTCGACGCCATGATCGGCCAGGACGCGGTGCACACCGCGGAGGCGTTCAAGACGGGTGTCGGCTTCACCGGTGTCGTGCTCACCAAGCTCGACGGCGACGCCCGCGGTGGTGCCGCGCTCAGCGTCCGCGAGATCACCGGTGAGCCGATCCTGTTCGCGTCCACCGGTGAGAAGCTCGAGGACTTCGACGTCTTCCACCCGGACCGCATGTCCAGCCGCATCCTCGGCATGGGCGATGTGCTCACCCTCATCGAGCAGGCCGAGCAGGTGTTCGACGCCCAGCAGGCCGAGGCCACCGCCGCGAAGATCGGCTCCGGCGAGCTCACCCTCGAGGACTTCCTCGAGCAGATGATGGCCGTCCGCAAGATGGGCCCCATCGGCAACCTGCTCGGCATGCTGCCCGGCGCCGGGCAGATGAAGGACGCCCTCGCCAACGTCGACGAGAAGCAGCTCGACCGCATCCAGGCGATCATCCGCGGCATGACCCCGGCCGAGCGCGAGAACCCGAAGATCATCAACGCGTCGCGCCGCCTGCGTATCGCGAACGGCTCCGGTGTCAAGGTCTCGGACGTCAACCAGCTCGTCGACCGGTTCTTCGAGGCCCGCAAGATGATGGCCGCGATGGCCGGACGCATGGGCATGCCCGGATCCCGCAAGCAGATCAAGGGCAAGAAGGGGAAGAAGGGCAAGAAGGGCGGCCGCGGCCCCACCCCGCCGAAGATCAAGGGCGGCTTCCCCGGTGGCCTGCCGGGTGGCTTCCCCGGCGGAATGCCCGGCGGTATGCCGGCCGGATTCCCGGACCTGTCGAACATGCCGAAGGGTCTCGACGAGCTGCCCCCGGGCCTCGACGGTATCGACCTGTCGCAGTTCAAGTTCCCCAAGAAGTGA
- a CDS encoding [protein-PII] uridylyltransferase, whose protein sequence is MRSDPHGSGAGHDAGDLARARDRLLSGTDRRHRLDAADLREALVDLHEFWLTTRGHELGVRPDSGLAIVAVGGLGRREMLPYSDLDLILLHDDVDPAQLASVAEKLWYPLWDGHIGLDHSVRTVAQALRVAASDLTATLGMLEARHIVGDADLTALLIGGIRRQWRTGIRSRFDELVAQAHDRWERSGQIAHRAEPDIKNGRGGLRDVQLLSALSIAQLTDGVPGLGPDTPGGGLASAHRRLLDVRTELHRVAGRPREQVRAQDADEIGAALRIGDRFDLARTLSDSARTVGYAVDVGLRTAGNALPRRGLSALRRGPLRRPLDEGVVEQAGEVVLARDARPRRDPGLLVRVAAASASAGLPISASTLTRLSDQAPELRQPWPSGALADFLVLLGSGPRAIGTIEALDRTGLWGRLLPEWGAVRDLPPRDAVHTWTVDRHLVETVAQAAALTTRVARPDLLLLGALLHDIGKGRGGDHSEVGAELAAQIGARLGMWPSDIVVLTAMVRHHLLLAQTATRRDLDDPATAHLVVDRIGGDPILLELLHALAEADSLATGPGVWGEWKASLIGELVRRCRLVMAGEPDPEPDPIDPALVEVAAHGGIRVDFEPGAAAHTHVVTIVAPDTPGLLAHEAGVLALASLRVLSASVGHHGPAAINRFVVAPRFGAPPDAVLLRQDLLRAIAGDVDVVARLDDRERQNRESRALGDRTGAAVPVQYALAPPRVRWFDGRDGEVVVEVRAEDRPGLLGRLARVFEQHGADVRWATVNTLGATVVDAFGIHLADDDTRDRLGKAVLSVVPAPPAATLGGDQ, encoded by the coding sequence ATGCGATCTGACCCCCACGGGTCGGGAGCCGGTCACGACGCGGGCGATCTCGCCCGCGCTCGTGACCGACTGCTCTCCGGCACCGATCGCCGGCACCGTCTCGACGCCGCCGACCTGCGCGAGGCGCTCGTCGACCTGCACGAATTCTGGCTCACCACACGAGGACACGAACTCGGTGTCCGGCCCGACTCGGGTCTCGCGATCGTCGCGGTCGGCGGGCTCGGGCGCCGCGAGATGCTGCCGTACTCGGACCTCGACCTGATCCTGCTGCACGACGACGTCGACCCCGCCCAGCTGGCGTCGGTGGCCGAAAAGCTCTGGTATCCGTTGTGGGACGGGCACATCGGGCTCGACCACAGTGTGCGGACGGTGGCGCAGGCGCTGCGGGTCGCAGCGTCGGACCTGACCGCGACGCTCGGGATGCTCGAGGCCCGGCACATCGTCGGCGACGCCGACCTCACCGCCCTGCTCATCGGCGGCATCCGGCGACAGTGGCGCACCGGGATCCGTTCCCGTTTCGACGAACTCGTCGCGCAGGCACACGACCGGTGGGAGCGGAGCGGACAGATCGCGCACCGCGCCGAACCCGACATCAAGAACGGCCGGGGCGGGCTGCGCGACGTTCAACTGCTGAGCGCGCTGTCGATCGCGCAGCTCACCGACGGAGTGCCGGGCCTCGGCCCCGACACTCCCGGTGGTGGTCTCGCGTCCGCGCACCGGCGACTGCTCGACGTCCGCACCGAACTGCACCGGGTGGCCGGACGCCCCCGCGAACAGGTGCGGGCGCAGGACGCCGACGAGATCGGTGCCGCCCTGCGCATCGGGGACCGTTTCGATCTGGCCCGCACCCTCAGCGACAGCGCCCGCACTGTCGGCTACGCCGTCGACGTCGGGTTGCGCACCGCGGGGAACGCGTTGCCGCGCCGCGGGCTGTCGGCGTTGCGCCGCGGACCGCTGCGGCGTCCCCTCGACGAGGGCGTCGTCGAACAGGCGGGGGAGGTGGTGCTCGCCCGCGACGCCCGCCCGCGCCGCGATCCGGGTCTGCTGGTGCGGGTCGCGGCCGCATCCGCGTCGGCCGGGCTGCCGATCTCGGCGTCGACGCTGACCCGGCTCTCGGACCAGGCCCCCGAACTACGGCAGCCGTGGCCGTCCGGGGCGCTCGCCGACTTCCTCGTACTGCTCGGTTCCGGGCCGCGCGCGATCGGCACCATCGAAGCCCTCGACCGGACCGGACTGTGGGGGCGGCTGCTCCCCGAATGGGGTGCGGTGCGCGATCTGCCGCCGCGTGACGCCGTCCACACCTGGACCGTCGACCGGCACCTCGTCGAAACCGTCGCGCAGGCCGCGGCCCTCACCACCCGCGTCGCCCGGCCGGATCTGCTGCTGCTCGGGGCACTGCTGCACGACATCGGCAAGGGCCGCGGCGGCGACCACAGCGAGGTCGGGGCCGAACTGGCCGCGCAGATCGGGGCCCGGCTCGGAATGTGGCCGTCGGACATCGTCGTGCTCACGGCGATGGTGCGTCACCATCTGCTGCTGGCGCAGACCGCGACCCGACGCGATCTGGACGACCCGGCCACCGCGCACCTCGTCGTCGACCGGATCGGCGGCGACCCGATACTGCTCGAGTTGCTGCACGCGCTCGCCGAAGCCGACTCGCTCGCGACCGGACCCGGCGTGTGGGGGGAGTGGAAGGCGTCGCTCATCGGGGAACTGGTGCGCCGCTGCCGGCTCGTGATGGCGGGGGAACCGGACCCGGAACCGGACCCGATCGACCCGGCTCTCGTCGAGGTCGCCGCCCACGGCGGTATCCGGGTGGACTTCGAGCCGGGCGCCGCCGCCCACACCCACGTCGTGACGATCGTCGCGCCCGACACCCCCGGACTGCTGGCCCACGAGGCCGGGGTGCTGGCCCTGGCGTCGCTGCGGGTGCTGTCGGCGTCCGTCGGCCACCACGGGCCGGCGGCGATCAACCGGTTCGTCGTCGCCCCACGGTTCGGGGCGCCGCCGGACGCCGTGCTGCTGCGGCAGGACCTGCTGCGGGCGATCGCCGGGGACGTCGACGTCGTCGCCAGGCTCGACGACCGGGAACGGCAGAACCGGGAGAGCCGGGCGCTCGGCGACCGGACCGGGGCGGCCGTCCCCGTCCAGTACGCGCTGGCCCCGCCGCGGGTCCGCTGGTTCGACGGCCGTGACGGCGAGGTCGTCGTGGAGGTGCGCGCCGAGGACCGGCCGGGCCTGCTCGGACGCCTCGCGCGGGTGTTCGAGCAGCACGGCGCGGACGTGCGGTGGGCCACGGTGAACACGCTCGGTGCGACCGTCGTCGACGCGTTCGGTATTCACCTCGCCGACGACGACACCCGCGACCGGCTCGGGAAAGCCGTGCTGTCCGTGGTGCCGGCACCCCCAGCCGCTACCCTGGGCGGTGACCAGTAA
- a CDS encoding P-II family nitrogen regulator: MKLITAIVKPFTLEDVKTGLEQAGVLGMTVSEVQGYGRQKGHTEVYRGAEYSVDFVPKVRVEVVVDDAVADKVVDIVVEAARTGKIGDGKVWVTPVESIVRVRTGERGVDAI, encoded by the coding sequence ATGAAGCTCATCACCGCAATCGTCAAGCCGTTCACGCTCGAGGACGTCAAGACCGGGCTCGAGCAGGCCGGTGTCCTCGGGATGACGGTCAGCGAGGTCCAGGGCTACGGGCGGCAGAAGGGCCACACCGAGGTCTACCGCGGAGCCGAGTACTCCGTCGACTTCGTCCCGAAGGTGCGGGTCGAGGTCGTCGTCGACGACGCGGTCGCCGACAAGGTCGTCGACATCGTCGTCGAGGCCGCCCGCACCGGCAAGATCGGTGACGGCAAGGTGTGGGTCACCCCGGTCGAATCGATCGTGAGGGTGCGCACCGGGGAGCGGGGAGTGGATGCGATCTGA